In one window of Bos taurus isolate L1 Dominette 01449 registration number 42190680 breed Hereford chromosome 15, ARS-UCD2.0, whole genome shotgun sequence DNA:
- the OR5AP2 gene encoding LOW QUALITY PROTEIN: olfactory receptor 5AP2 (The sequence of the model RefSeq protein was modified relative to this genomic sequence to represent the inferred CDS: inserted 2 bases in 1 codon), giving the protein MYSSDQIACSIFSLIAARVRYMKEMQTRNQTEVTAFILLGLSDNSELQVILFGLFLLIYMATVVGNLGVIVLIKMDPCLHTPMYFFLSSLSFVDASYSSSVTPKMLVNLVAESKAISFNGRAAQFYFFGSFLGTECLLLATMAYDLYIAIWNPLLYPVLMSGRICFLLAATSFLADFGNVAIHTGMTFKLSFCGSDKTNHFYCDTPALLKLSCSDTRINGIVIMAFSSVTVTGCVMIVLTSYLCILVAILRMPSLEGRHRAFSTCASXTIFSGTILFTYSRPKTSYSMEQDKIVSVFYTVVITMLNPLIYSLKNKDVKGALKKILQQQIL; this is encoded by the exons ATGTATTCATCTGACCAAATAGCATGTTCCATCTTTTCTCTTATTGCAGCCCGTGTCAGATATATGAAAGAGAtgcaaaccaggaatcaaacagaaGTGACAGCATTTATCCTCTTAGGACTCTCGGACAATTCAGAGCTACAGGTCATCCTCTTTGGATTATTTCTGTTGATCTATATGGCAACCGTGGTGGGTAATTTGGGGGTGATTGTGTTAATTAAGATGGATCCTTgtctccacacccccatgtacttttttCTCAGCAGTCTCTCCTTTGTTGATGCCTCTTACTCTTCTTCTGTCACTCCTAAGATGCTGGTGAACCTTGTGGCTGAGAGCAAGGCCATTTCTTTTAATGGGCGTGCTGCCCAGTTCTATTTCTTTGGCTCCTTCCTGGGGACTGAGTGCCTCTTGTTAGCTACGATGGCATATGACCTCTACATAGCCATTTGGAACCCTTTGCTGTATCCAGTTCTCATGTCTGGGAGAATTTGCTTCTTGCTAGCAGCTACCTCATTCCTAGCAGATTTTGGAAATGTAGCCATACACACAGGAATGACTTTCAAGTTGTCCTTTTGTGGCTCAGATAAGACCAATCATTTCTACTGTGATACACCAGCCCTGCTCAAACTCTCTTGCTCTGATACCCGCATCAACGGCATCGTGATCATGGCTTTCTCCAGTGTTACTGTCACTGGCTGTGTTATGATCGTCCTCACTTCCTACCTATGCATCCTCGTTGCCATCTTGAGGATGCCCTCCTTGGAGGGCAGGCACagagccttctccacctgtgcctc CACCATATTCTCTGGGACTATTCTCTTCACGTACTCGCGTCCTAAGACTAGCTACTCAATGGAGCAGGACAAGATTGTCTCTGTCTTTTATACGGTAGTGATCACTATGCTAAATCCCCTCATCTACAGTTTGAAAAATAAGGATGTGAAAGGGGCCTTAAAGAAGATCTTACAGCAACAGATACTGTGA